In one window of Euwallacea similis isolate ESF13 chromosome 4, ESF131.1, whole genome shotgun sequence DNA:
- the rswl gene encoding mitochondrial ribonuclease P protein 1 homolog, with protein MFASKRLVMFSWNSRSIFKNMSTNSRYQSKQICIQFFPFLRNNSSQPGFSNQDDTKEIEVCPNSSVGSENTISSPEHLEAITKGDKDLEHKLKVIMLEVEVLRQSGRPVPDNDFITPEMWDYLLNLSSRSARTKYLEFLFKITKKKQRDLEKKLEKRKEFAEFMSRKEPIVSLPVEEHAFKYGLQFNNIFTRFRDTTINHLYNRKLVETMQFGQKLVIDCGYDKNMTRRENYNTGKQLMLLFSENRAHDEPFDIHFTNLNLSSDITKSLEKNIPTVFEKEFPINIHENSYLDLFPKERLIYLTPHCREEMTTFDHDAIYIIGGIVDKVNNEPISLAKAKREGLAMMKFPLDRYLQWGGGSGKSLTINQCVAILLDLKKTGDWNCALKHVPRRKLVDLESNYRSKSLFNSNPQRPVEPKRKTSWRPGNSSKPLGGRVKDFYDE; from the exons ATGTTTGCTAGTAAACGTTTAGTAATGTTTTCCTGGAATTCaagaagtatttttaaaaatatgtccaCAAACTCTAGATATCAGTCTAAACAAATTTGCATCcagttttttccatttttgagaaataattcTTCACAACCAGGATTTTCAAATCAAGATGATACAAAAGAAATAGAAGTGTGTCCTAATTCCTCCGTTG gttcAGAAAATACAATCAGTTCACCAGAACATTTAGAGGCAATTACCAAAGGGGACAAGGATCTGGAACATAAGCTAAAAGTTATAATGTTAGAGGTTGAGGTTCTAAGGCAGAGCGGAAGACCAGTTCCAGATAATGACTTTATCACTCCAGAAATGTGGGACTATTTACTTAACCTTTCCTCTAGAAGTGCAAGAACGAAATATTTAGAATTCCTGTTTAAAATCactaagaaaaaacaaagggATTTG gaaaaaaaattagaaaaacgcAAGGAATTTGCAGAATTTATGTCCAGAAAAGAACCAATTGTATCATTGCCAGTAGAAGAGCATGCTTTTAAGTATGGTCTGCAATTCAACAACATATTTACACGTTTTAGAGATACCACCATAAACCATTTATATAATAGGAAATTAGTTGAAACAATGCAATTTGGCCAAAAACTAGTGATTGACTGTGgttatgataaaaatatgacTAGACGGGAAAATTATAATACTGGCAAACAGCTTATGTTGTTATTTTCTGAGAATCGTGCTCATGATG AACCATTTGACATTCATTTTACCAATCTAAACTTAAGCAGTGATATTACAAAAAGCTTAGAGAAGAATATTcctacagtttttgaaaaggaatttcctataaatattcatgaaaatagttactTGGATTTGTTTCCCAAGGAAAGGCTGATTTATCTCACTCCACATTGTAGAGAGGAAATGACGACATTTGATCATGATGCAATCTATATTATAGGCGGTATTGTGGATAAg GTTAATAATGAACCAATCTCATTAGCTAAAGCCAAACGAGAGGGTCTGGCCATGATGAAATTCCCTTTGGACAGATATCTGCAATGGGGTGGTGGTTCTGGTAAAAGTTTGACAATAAATCAATGTGTGGCAATTTTgctggatttaaaaaaaactggagACTGGAATTGCGCCTTAAAACACGTCCCCAGGAGGAAATTAGTTGATCTTGAGAGTAACTACAGGTCAAAATCGTTATTTAATTCTAATCCACAAAGACCTGTTGAACCAAAGCGAAAAACTAGTTGGCGGCCTGGGAATAGTTCTAAACCACTTGGAGGAAGGGTGAAAGATTTTTAtgatgaataa